A region of Chitinophaga horti DNA encodes the following proteins:
- a CDS encoding TIM-barrel domain-containing protein, with the protein MKISMTGLLVLIVLFSFRTQPGKVEKLPDGLLIQLASPTSGGARQVKLQVVSDKIIHVTASAGDTFSQTPSLMVVTTGVPGVKWESTEDADKVTLKTASLTASVQLSSGEVTFRDADGKLILQEKAGGGKSFRAAASKGLYAIKQTFESPEDEAFYGLGQPQTGLMNYKDKDVDLTQYNAIAAVPFLVSSRNYGILWDNYAITRFGDDRKPRAIGELGDVEATYSVAGKVHTARQEQDIAYTYIESLQGLPKGFPLAKGKVVWEGKLTPAENGLYKFYTTASGYIKIWVDGQLRLDRWRESWNPGPSIIEAQTPHQLKIEWIPESDQSFFSINWLGPSAELKDKMSLSSEAAEKIDYYFVHGQNLDEVIGGYRTLTGKASLLPNWALGFWQSRERYKTQDEILQTVKTFREKKIPLDNIVLDWSYWKEDAWGSQQFDEHRFPDAKGMIGELHQKYHTHFMISVWPKFYEGIPNYKLFDEKGWLYKQNIADKQRDWIGKGYVSTFYDAFHPGARKLFWQLMDQHLFSKGVDAWWLDASEPDIYSNSSIQHRKTLMGPTALGPAEQYFNGYTLMNAKGVYEGQRATNNDQRVFILTRTAFPGLQRYGAASWSGDIAARFDEMERQIPAGLNMSLSGLPYWTTDIGGFFVENKYDQPAPKGEALTEWRELNTRWFQYGAFCPLFRSHGQFPYREVFNIAPEGSEEYKSMVYYNRLRYRLMPYIYSLAGHTHHKDYTMMRALVMDFPQDTAVRSIGDQFMFGPSLLVNPVYNYKARQRRLYLPAGSNWYDFYSGKHLTGGQSINADAPLGRLPLYVRDGSIIPAGPAIQYTGEKRADTLTLFVYGGRDASFELYEDEGVNYQYEKGQFSSIPFRYNEADKVLQIGDRTGSFPGMGINRLFRVVYIHPKQAKGFDPEMTTSINIKYNGKAQTQRL; encoded by the coding sequence ATGAAAATCAGTATGACAGGGCTCCTGGTACTTATCGTTCTATTCTCCTTTCGCACGCAGCCCGGGAAGGTCGAAAAACTTCCCGACGGGCTGCTTATTCAACTTGCGTCCCCCACTTCCGGAGGTGCCCGGCAGGTAAAACTGCAGGTGGTATCCGACAAGATCATTCACGTAACGGCTAGTGCGGGCGATACTTTTTCCCAAACGCCCAGTTTAATGGTGGTTACCACGGGTGTACCGGGGGTAAAATGGGAAAGTACGGAAGATGCCGACAAGGTGACGCTCAAGACGGCGTCGCTCACGGCTTCGGTGCAGCTGAGCAGCGGTGAGGTGACGTTCCGCGACGCGGACGGAAAACTTATCCTCCAGGAAAAGGCCGGCGGGGGTAAAAGTTTCCGTGCTGCTGCTTCAAAGGGACTATACGCGATAAAGCAGACGTTCGAATCGCCCGAAGATGAGGCTTTTTACGGCCTTGGTCAACCGCAAACGGGGCTGATGAATTACAAGGATAAAGACGTAGACCTCACACAGTATAACGCTATCGCGGCGGTGCCCTTCCTGGTATCCAGCCGTAACTATGGTATTTTATGGGACAATTATGCGATCACGCGTTTTGGAGACGACCGCAAACCGAGGGCTATCGGGGAACTGGGCGACGTGGAAGCGACTTATTCGGTGGCGGGTAAGGTGCATACGGCGCGGCAGGAACAGGATATTGCCTATACCTACATCGAGTCACTGCAAGGATTACCCAAAGGATTTCCGCTGGCAAAGGGTAAGGTGGTATGGGAGGGGAAGCTTACACCAGCGGAAAATGGCCTGTACAAGTTCTACACCACCGCTTCTGGGTACATAAAGATCTGGGTGGATGGACAGCTTCGGCTGGACCGCTGGCGCGAAAGCTGGAACCCCGGGCCGAGCATCATCGAAGCACAAACACCACATCAACTTAAAATAGAATGGATACCGGAGTCGGACCAGTCTTTCTTTTCGATCAACTGGCTGGGGCCTTCGGCAGAGCTGAAAGATAAAATGAGCCTGAGTTCGGAGGCGGCCGAAAAGATCGATTACTACTTTGTTCACGGGCAAAACCTGGATGAGGTGATTGGCGGATACCGCACGCTTACGGGTAAGGCTTCTCTACTGCCTAACTGGGCGCTGGGCTTCTGGCAGAGCCGGGAGCGGTATAAAACGCAGGACGAGATCCTGCAAACGGTGAAAACGTTCCGGGAAAAAAAGATCCCGCTGGATAATATCGTGCTGGACTGGTCGTACTGGAAAGAAGACGCCTGGGGCAGTCAGCAGTTCGACGAACATCGTTTCCCGGACGCGAAGGGTATGATCGGCGAATTGCATCAAAAGTATCACACACATTTTATGATATCGGTATGGCCGAAGTTTTACGAAGGTATTCCGAACTACAAGCTGTTCGACGAAAAGGGCTGGCTGTACAAACAAAATATTGCAGATAAACAGCGCGACTGGATCGGTAAGGGATATGTATCTACGTTCTACGACGCATTCCATCCCGGAGCGCGCAAACTCTTCTGGCAACTGATGGACCAGCACCTGTTCAGCAAAGGCGTAGACGCCTGGTGGCTGGACGCTTCCGAGCCGGACATCTATTCCAATTCGAGCATCCAACACCGCAAAACGCTGATGGGGCCTACGGCTTTAGGTCCTGCTGAACAATACTTTAACGGGTACACGCTGATGAATGCCAAAGGTGTATACGAGGGGCAACGTGCGACGAACAATGATCAACGCGTGTTCATCCTTACCCGCACGGCCTTCCCGGGACTGCAACGTTACGGTGCAGCCAGCTGGAGTGGCGACATTGCTGCGCGCTTCGACGAAATGGAAAGGCAGATACCGGCAGGGCTGAATATGTCTTTATCCGGCCTGCCTTATTGGACGACCGATATTGGTGGCTTCTTCGTGGAAAATAAATACGACCAGCCCGCGCCAAAGGGCGAGGCGTTAACCGAATGGCGAGAGCTGAATACCCGTTGGTTCCAGTATGGTGCGTTTTGCCCGCTGTTCCGCTCTCACGGGCAGTTTCCGTATCGTGAAGTGTTTAACATCGCTCCGGAAGGCAGCGAAGAATATAAATCGATGGTGTACTATAACCGGCTCCGTTACCGGCTGATGCCTTATATCTACTCACTGGCGGGCCACACGCATCATAAGGATTACACCATGATGCGGGCGCTGGTTATGGACTTTCCGCAGGATACGGCTGTGCGCAGCATCGGCGACCAGTTTATGTTTGGGCCTTCTTTGCTGGTAAACCCGGTATATAATTATAAAGCACGCCAGCGCCGCCTGTACCTCCCCGCGGGCAGTAACTGGTACGACTTCTACTCCGGCAAACACTTAACAGGCGGGCAATCGATCAATGCCGACGCGCCATTAGGCCGCCTGCCGCTGTATGTACGCGATGGCAGCATTATACCTGCCGGCCCGGCCATACAATACACGGGTGAGAAACGGGCAGATACACTTACGCTGTTCGTTTACGGCGGCCGCGACGCCTCGTTCGAGCTGTACGAAGATGAAGGCGTGAATTACCAGTATGAAAAAGGACAGTTCAGCAGCATTCCCTTCCGGTATAATGAGGCGGACAAAGTACTGCAGATCGGTGACAGGACAGGCAGCTTCCCCGGCATGGGCATCAACCGCCTGTTCCGCGTTGTGTACATACACCCCAAACAGGCCAAAGGCTTCGATCCGGAAATGACAACAAGTATCAACATAAAATATAACGGGAAGGCGCAGACGCAGCGCCTGTGA
- a CDS encoding hybrid sensor histidine kinase/response regulator transcription factor, whose protein sequence is MRYLILILLLFVRLYVAAQTDPFPFSRADITQGLSNNQVNNILQDSKGFMWFSTMSGLNRYDGYEFKVFRHDLRDSATISDDIVTRLSEGPGGLLWVSAGSTQNLYDPRTEKFIRNTAAELQRLHIPAGIITSILKTAKGQYWFVHPNAGLYRHNPQPGQTLAVRHKGFSTIATDTVAAITEDQRGNIWVAHHNGIVEKLHPGNGGVLQRYHFAQGAAGQNFGLMADADGDIWLYCISEGRGVYYLQTGTGKVTHYAQGRGLNTDIVRGVAQDNKGQIWIGTDHGGVNLLHKKDQRVQYLLHNASNPKSLSQNSITSLYRDSSGIVWIGTYKKGISYYHENIEKFPLYQHQSYHTQSLPFDDVNRFVEDAKGNLWIGTNGGGLIYFDRGSGRFTQYKHDPANPSSISHNVIVSLLIDHQQRLWIGTYTGGLDRMENGRFVHYRQQPGDANSLPNNNIWELFEDSRQRLWIGTLGGGLALYQPKENNFTTYRQSLAQSNYIAAIIEDRDGRLVLGTANGIAIFDPSGGRYDSLSVRNGALSNNNVICLYEDAQRRIWAGTREGLNLYDPATRDIRTFRKEDGLPENTVLNILQDNQGQLWMSTTSGLTRVDTKQFRFKNYDEADGLQGKEFNENAALKTRKGELLFGGANGFNLFYPDAITATGYAPPLVFTGIEIFNRQLTAGEKLNGRVILEQAITQLPALKLKHRENVFSVSFAALNYFHPEKNRYMYKMEGFDKDWVPAGTNRKATYTNLDPGTYTFRVKAVNSDGEWQGQEQSLRITVQPPFWRSPLAFCLYALLIAGALWLARRILLDRERMRFRITQERQEAQRMHELDALKIRFFTNISHEFRTPLSLILAPLEKLQKQNDDEQSQKQLTLIQRNARRLLNLVNQLLDFRKLEMQELKLHTAEGDMVRFVRELTQSFSDLSEKKHIRLHFESNVSELPMPYDADKVEKIIFNLLSNAFKFTPDNGRITVSVQRLPEACQISVKDTGIGIPLEQQQRIFDRFFQHELPGDLLNQGSGIGLSITSEFVKLHSGTISVDSAPESGSCFTILFPLGDAHLPAVTAPQSEVMATGIPEPAPVAVRTGKKPALLLVEDNEDFRFYLKDNLRLYFHITEAPNGRVAWDLLQQQLPDLIVSDVAMPGMDGLEFCRKVRRNHDTAHIPIVLLTARAAEADQVEALELGATDYITKPFNFGMLLSRLRNIIAQQASLRDTYRKKLEVNPSQPEITPADEQLMAKATAIVEQHIGNPDFSVEDLSKALFMSRVTAYKKILALTGKTPLEFIRLIRLKRAAGLLEKSQLTVAEVAYEVGFNNPKYFARYFKNEFKVLPSAYAAKFKG, encoded by the coding sequence ATGAGATACCTGATCCTCATATTATTACTGTTCGTTCGACTGTATGTAGCCGCACAGACCGATCCATTCCCTTTCAGCAGGGCCGATATTACACAGGGACTTTCCAACAACCAGGTAAATAATATCCTGCAGGACAGCAAGGGCTTTATGTGGTTCAGCACCATGTCGGGCCTGAACCGGTATGACGGTTACGAGTTTAAAGTATTTCGTCATGACCTGAGAGATTCCGCTACCATATCCGACGACATCGTGACGAGACTGTCGGAGGGGCCGGGCGGACTGCTGTGGGTGTCCGCAGGCTCGACGCAAAACCTGTATGATCCACGTACCGAGAAGTTTATCCGTAATACGGCGGCCGAGTTGCAACGTTTGCACATCCCTGCCGGCATCATTACTTCGATACTGAAAACTGCGAAAGGGCAATACTGGTTTGTTCATCCCAACGCAGGACTGTACCGGCATAATCCACAGCCAGGCCAAACGCTGGCCGTGCGTCACAAAGGATTCAGCACCATTGCCACTGATACCGTTGCGGCTATAACCGAAGACCAGCGCGGCAACATATGGGTAGCGCATCACAATGGTATCGTGGAGAAACTGCATCCGGGCAATGGTGGCGTGTTACAGCGCTACCATTTCGCGCAGGGTGCAGCCGGTCAGAATTTTGGACTGATGGCCGATGCAGACGGCGACATCTGGCTTTACTGCATCAGCGAAGGCCGCGGCGTGTATTACCTGCAAACCGGTACCGGCAAGGTCACGCATTACGCGCAGGGGCGCGGACTTAATACCGACATTGTGCGCGGTGTGGCGCAGGATAACAAAGGGCAGATCTGGATCGGCACCGATCATGGCGGCGTGAACCTGCTCCACAAAAAAGATCAGCGCGTACAATACCTGCTACACAATGCCTCGAACCCAAAGAGCTTAAGCCAGAACAGCATTACCTCGCTATACCGCGACAGCAGCGGCATTGTATGGATAGGCACCTATAAAAAAGGCATCAGCTATTATCATGAAAATATCGAGAAGTTTCCTTTATATCAACATCAATCCTACCACACCCAAAGCCTGCCATTCGATGATGTAAACCGTTTCGTGGAAGATGCAAAAGGCAACTTATGGATAGGTACCAATGGCGGCGGGTTGATCTACTTTGACCGGGGCAGCGGGCGGTTTACGCAGTACAAACATGATCCGGCCAACCCGTCGAGCATCAGCCATAACGTAATTGTAAGTTTGCTCATAGACCACCAGCAGCGGCTTTGGATAGGCACCTATACGGGTGGACTGGACCGGATGGAGAACGGCCGGTTCGTGCATTACCGGCAGCAACCGGGGGATGCAAACAGCTTGCCGAACAACAACATCTGGGAGTTATTTGAAGACAGCCGGCAGCGCCTGTGGATCGGCACTTTGGGCGGTGGACTGGCCTTGTATCAACCCAAGGAAAACAACTTTACGACCTATCGGCAAAGCCTGGCACAGTCGAATTACATTGCGGCCATTATCGAGGACCGAGACGGGCGACTGGTATTAGGTACAGCAAACGGCATCGCTATATTTGATCCTTCCGGGGGCAGATACGATTCACTATCTGTAAGGAACGGCGCGTTAAGCAACAATAACGTCATATGCCTGTACGAAGATGCGCAACGCCGTATATGGGCCGGTACGCGGGAGGGATTGAACCTATATGACCCCGCCACGCGCGACATCCGCACATTCCGTAAAGAAGATGGATTGCCGGAGAACACCGTATTAAACATCCTGCAAGATAACCAGGGACAGTTATGGATGAGTACTACCAGCGGCCTTACCCGGGTGGATACTAAACAATTCCGGTTCAAGAATTACGACGAGGCAGACGGCCTGCAGGGCAAAGAGTTTAATGAGAATGCAGCATTGAAGACCCGTAAAGGTGAGCTGCTTTTCGGTGGGGCCAATGGTTTCAATTTGTTTTACCCTGATGCGATTACCGCTACGGGATATGCACCGCCGTTAGTGTTTACGGGGATCGAGATATTCAATCGCCAGCTTACTGCCGGTGAAAAACTGAACGGCCGCGTGATACTGGAACAGGCCATCACCCAACTGCCTGCGCTCAAACTAAAACACCGCGAGAACGTGTTTTCCGTATCGTTTGCGGCGCTGAACTATTTCCACCCGGAGAAGAACCGTTACATGTATAAGATGGAGGGGTTTGATAAAGACTGGGTGCCTGCAGGAACTAACCGTAAAGCCACCTACACCAACCTCGATCCGGGTACATATACCTTTCGCGTGAAAGCCGTGAACAGCGATGGAGAGTGGCAGGGGCAGGAACAAAGCCTGCGTATTACCGTGCAGCCCCCCTTCTGGCGTTCGCCCCTCGCCTTTTGCCTGTACGCGCTGCTGATCGCCGGCGCCCTGTGGCTCGCCCGTCGTATATTACTCGACCGGGAACGGATGCGTTTCCGCATTACCCAGGAACGGCAGGAAGCACAGCGTATGCATGAACTGGACGCCCTGAAAATCCGCTTCTTCACCAACATCAGCCACGAGTTTCGTACGCCACTCAGCCTGATACTTGCGCCATTGGAAAAGTTGCAAAAGCAGAACGATGATGAACAATCTCAGAAACAGCTTACCCTCATACAACGCAACGCCCGCAGACTATTAAACCTCGTAAACCAGCTGCTCGACTTCCGCAAACTGGAGATGCAGGAACTGAAACTGCACACGGCAGAAGGCGATATGGTACGTTTCGTGCGTGAGCTCACCCAATCCTTTTCCGACCTGTCGGAGAAGAAACACATCCGCCTGCACTTCGAGAGCAATGTGAGCGAGCTGCCCATGCCCTACGATGCCGATAAAGTGGAGAAGATCATCTTCAACCTACTCTCCAACGCCTTTAAGTTTACACCAGATAACGGCCGCATTACCGTCAGCGTACAACGCCTGCCCGAAGCCTGCCAGATCAGTGTGAAAGATACCGGAATCGGCATCCCCTTAGAACAGCAACAACGCATTTTCGACCGCTTCTTCCAGCATGAATTGCCCGGCGACCTGCTGAACCAGGGCAGCGGTATCGGTCTGAGTATCACCAGCGAGTTCGTCAAACTCCACAGCGGCACTATATCGGTGGATAGCGCCCCGGAATCCGGCAGCTGTTTCACCATCCTGTTCCCGCTCGGTGATGCTCATTTACCCGCCGTTACAGCACCCCAAAGCGAAGTAATGGCCACCGGCATTCCCGAGCCAGCCCCTGTGGCAGTGCGCACCGGCAAAAAGCCTGCACTCCTGTTAGTGGAAGACAATGAAGACTTCCGCTTTTACCTGAAAGACAATCTGCGCCTCTACTTCCACATTACCGAAGCACCAAACGGCCGCGTAGCCTGGGACCTGCTGCAACAGCAACTCCCCGACCTCATCGTGAGCGACGTTGCCATGCCCGGCATGGACGGCCTCGAGTTTTGCCGCAAAGTGCGCCGCAACCACGACACTGCCCATATCCCGATCGTACTGCTTACCGCACGCGCCGCCGAAGCCGACCAGGTAGAAGCCCTGGAATTGGGTGCTACCGACTACATCACCAAACCGTTCAACTTCGGTATGCTGCTGTCGCGGTTGCGGAACATCATCGCCCAGCAAGCCTCCCTGCGGGACACCTATCGTAAGAAACTGGAGGTGAACCCCTCCCAGCCCGAGATAACGCCTGCGGACGAGCAGCTGATGGCCAAAGCCACCGCCATCGTAGAACAGCACATCGGCAACCCCGACTTCTCTGTAGAAGACCTCAGCAAAGCCCTGTTCATGAGCCGCGTGACCGCTTACAAAAAGATACTGGCCCTTACCGGTAAAACCCCACTTGAGTTCATCCGTCTTATTCGGCTGAAACGCGCCGCCGGTCTGCTCGAAAAGAGTCAGCTAACCGTGGCGGAAGTGGCTTATGAAGTAGGATTCAACAATCCGAAGTACTTCGCGAGGTATTTTAAGAATGAGTTTAAGGTATTGCCTTCCGCTTATGCAGCGAAGTTTAAGGGATAA
- a CDS encoding pectinesterase family protein, with the protein MHTARLLLLSLVLLITSSIKAQTKHDFVVAQDGSGDFTTVQEAINAVPDFRKKPTVIFIKKGTYKEKLVLANGKNNVTFIGESLEGTVITYDDWAQRKNRFGEDIGTSGSSGFFIHGNDFTAFNITFSNTAGPVGQAVVAVFVNGDHARFYNCRFLGFQDTLYTYGHNSRQYYKGCYIEGAVDFIFGSATAVFDSCTIYCRRGGYITAASTPDTSRYGYVFLHCNITGDAPDGSFYLGRPWRPYAKTVFIGCNMPALVKPEGWHNWGSTDKEKTVFYAEYENKGAGADAKRRVPWSHQLKDASDYTLEKIFGDWWKIAASGI; encoded by the coding sequence ATGCACACTGCCCGTCTTTTGCTCCTAAGCCTGGTTTTGCTGATCACATCTTCCATAAAAGCCCAGACCAAGCACGATTTTGTGGTGGCACAGGATGGCAGCGGAGACTTCACAACGGTACAGGAAGCTATCAATGCCGTGCCGGATTTCAGGAAGAAGCCCACGGTGATCTTCATTAAGAAAGGTACTTATAAAGAGAAGCTGGTATTAGCTAATGGTAAAAACAACGTTACGTTCATCGGTGAAAGCCTCGAGGGTACCGTGATTACGTACGATGACTGGGCACAACGCAAAAACCGTTTCGGCGAAGATATTGGTACCAGCGGTTCATCGGGTTTCTTTATCCATGGTAACGATTTTACAGCTTTCAATATAACGTTCAGTAATACGGCCGGCCCGGTCGGACAGGCGGTGGTGGCAGTGTTCGTAAACGGCGATCACGCGCGGTTTTATAACTGCCGTTTCCTGGGTTTCCAGGACACGTTGTACACTTATGGCCATAACAGCCGTCAATATTATAAAGGCTGCTACATCGAGGGTGCAGTAGACTTCATTTTCGGCTCAGCCACCGCTGTATTTGACAGCTGTACGATTTACTGTCGCCGCGGTGGGTACATTACCGCCGCTTCCACGCCGGATACGAGCCGGTATGGGTACGTATTTCTTCATTGCAACATCACCGGCGATGCGCCCGACGGCTCGTTTTATCTTGGCCGGCCCTGGCGGCCTTATGCCAAAACGGTATTTATCGGCTGTAACATGCCGGCACTGGTAAAGCCAGAGGGCTGGCACAACTGGGGCAGTACGGATAAAGAGAAAACAGTCTTTTATGCAGAATATGAAAATAAAGGAGCTGGGGCAGATGCGAAGCGCCGGGTGCCATGGTCGCACCAGTTAAAAGATGCATCGGATTATACGCTGGAAAAGATATTCGGCGATTGGTGGAAGATCGCCGCGAGTGGAATATAA
- a CDS encoding PorP/SprF family type IX secretion system membrane protein, whose translation MKRIIIAGCALLLAAGTSHAQELGHTTTQVDPLPSQYFQNQYLGNPAFAGVDSGLHLNGSYRRQLENAPGVPVTMAFTGDYYVGRRVGAGVNVMLDKAGLLSRSRVTLTYAYHLPLTASGEQKLHFGVSAGFRYDRLDTKAVNADPNDPSLGLFNRRDNYFDGDFGVAYTDAHWNVQAALPNIAGYLKEENRQIANSATFYAAASYKFNLADDATSIEPKVAYRGVRHYDNLFDLGANVTFLKNALNVFGLYHTSKNFTAGAGFNVKETVNLQLMYTSQTAGLRNYLDSNFTLGITINLFRDLY comes from the coding sequence ATGAAACGTATTATCATAGCCGGTTGCGCGCTGCTGCTCGCAGCCGGCACCAGCCACGCCCAGGAACTTGGTCATACCACTACACAGGTAGACCCGCTGCCATCGCAGTATTTCCAGAACCAATACCTGGGTAACCCCGCCTTTGCGGGCGTTGACTCGGGCCTGCATCTAAACGGCAGCTACCGCCGCCAGCTGGAGAACGCACCCGGCGTACCCGTTACCATGGCCTTTACCGGTGATTATTACGTGGGCCGCCGCGTAGGTGCCGGCGTAAATGTGATGCTCGACAAAGCCGGACTGCTCTCCCGCTCCCGTGTGACGCTTACATATGCCTATCACCTGCCGCTCACCGCATCCGGCGAACAGAAACTTCACTTCGGCGTATCTGCCGGCTTCCGCTATGACCGCCTGGATACGAAGGCGGTAAATGCAGATCCGAACGACCCCTCGCTGGGTTTGTTCAACCGTCGGGACAACTACTTTGACGGGGACTTTGGGGTGGCGTATACCGATGCGCACTGGAATGTACAGGCGGCTTTGCCGAACATTGCCGGCTACCTGAAGGAAGAAAACCGCCAGATCGCCAACAGCGCTACGTTCTACGCCGCTGCCAGCTACAAGTTTAACCTGGCCGACGATGCCACTTCCATCGAGCCGAAAGTGGCCTACCGTGGCGTGAGACATTACGACAACCTGTTCGACCTGGGTGCGAACGTCACTTTCCTGAAGAACGCACTGAACGTGTTCGGGCTGTACCACACCTCGAAAAATTTTACGGCGGGTGCTGGCTTTAATGTGAAAGAAACCGTTAACTTGCAACTAATGTATACCTCGCAGACAGCGGGTTTACGCAACTACCTCGATTCAAACTTCACACTGGGGATAACAATAAATCTCTTCAGGGACCTTTACTGA